One Leptospira wolbachii serovar Codice str. CDC genomic region harbors:
- a CDS encoding LolA family protein, with product MRNLLPKFTIVVLFFVQTGFLWAEEGRDRLSAVIGKMNSLESFRASVTINGGLTGVVSFKSPNQLHVRFSDGRIISSNGRILWFYNPDSSIAGKQDLRGVSGGLGGLLSGYENVSVSGRTFRLTSNTKRYNEIILVVSDNDLPRVLKMKRSDEEITEVAFSGIATNIGLGTGLFNFQPPTSSQIVENPLNQKE from the coding sequence TTGAGGAACTTACTTCCAAAATTTACGATCGTTGTTCTTTTCTTTGTCCAAACGGGTTTCCTTTGGGCAGAGGAAGGAAGAGATCGTCTAAGCGCCGTCATCGGCAAAATGAATTCTCTCGAAAGTTTTCGCGCCTCTGTTACCATCAATGGTGGACTCACCGGTGTCGTTTCTTTCAAAAGCCCAAACCAACTCCATGTTCGCTTCAGTGACGGAAGGATCATATCCTCCAACGGTCGAATTTTGTGGTTTTATAATCCAGACTCATCCATTGCAGGAAAACAGGATTTACGAGGTGTTTCCGGGGGTCTAGGTGGACTTTTGTCTGGTTACGAAAATGTGTCAGTAAGTGGCAGAACTTTTCGTCTTACTTCTAATACCAAGAGGTATAATGAAATTATCTTGGTTGTTTCCGATAACGACCTCCCTCGTGTACTCAAAATGAAACGTTCCGATGAAGAAATTACTGAAGTGGCTTTCTCTGGCATTGCTACAAATATTGGTCTCGGAACTGGACTCTTCAACTTCCAACCTCCCACAAGCTCACAAATTGTTGAGAACCCTCTCAACCAAAAGGAGTAA
- a CDS encoding electron transfer flavoprotein subunit alpha/FixB family protein, whose amino-acid sequence MADVLVVGELKNGELKKISKELTSAGRKIADSIGGKVHTVIITDNVDAFASDLKAVGADTVIGANLGEFSPEGYANGIFAIIQEKKPAVVLIPHSAQGKEYSARVAIKANAGIVADAVGLSVDGGKVVAKKPIYSGKAYANFKVTSDIQIFTVRANSQEVTPKDGAGAVEKSGASAGEVRTKSLSKDLSGGNKVQLADASIIVSGGRGIKGPENWPIIQDLADTLGAALGASRATVDAGWISHSHQVGQTGKTVSPNCYIACGISGAIQHLAGMGSSKYIVAINKDGDAPIFKVATYGVVADLFEVVPALTSEFKKVLG is encoded by the coding sequence ATGGCTGATGTTTTAGTAGTTGGTGAATTAAAAAACGGCGAACTTAAAAAAATCTCAAAAGAACTTACCTCTGCAGGTCGCAAAATTGCGGACTCCATTGGTGGAAAAGTTCATACAGTAATCATTACTGACAACGTAGATGCGTTTGCTTCCGATTTGAAAGCGGTTGGTGCTGATACAGTCATCGGTGCAAACCTTGGTGAATTTTCTCCAGAAGGTTATGCAAATGGAATTTTTGCAATCATCCAAGAGAAAAAACCAGCAGTGGTATTGATTCCACACTCTGCACAAGGAAAAGAATACTCCGCGAGAGTAGCGATCAAGGCAAATGCTGGTATCGTTGCTGATGCAGTGGGTCTTTCTGTTGACGGTGGCAAAGTGGTAGCGAAGAAACCGATTTACTCTGGAAAAGCGTATGCAAATTTCAAAGTAACTTCTGACATCCAAATCTTTACAGTACGTGCAAACTCCCAAGAAGTAACTCCAAAAGATGGAGCGGGTGCTGTTGAAAAATCTGGTGCTTCCGCTGGTGAAGTAAGAACTAAGTCTCTTTCTAAAGATCTTTCTGGTGGAAACAAAGTACAACTTGCTGATGCTTCTATCATTGTATCTGGCGGACGCGGAATCAAAGGACCAGAAAACTGGCCTATCATCCAAGACCTAGCAGACACACTCGGAGCAGCACTTGGTGCTTCCCGTGCGACTGTAGATGCAGGATGGATTTCTCACTCCCACCAAGTAGGACAAACAGGTAAAACTGTCTCCCCTAACTGTTACATTGCTTGCGGTATCTCTGGAGCCATCCAACACTTAGCGGGTATGGGATCTTCTAAATACATCGTTGCCATCAACAAAGATGGAGACGCTCCTATTTTCAAAGTAGCGACTTACGGTGTAGTAGCTGACCTTTTTGAAGTAGTGCCTGCACTTACTTCTGAGTTCAAAAAAGTATTGGGTTAA
- a CDS encoding LIC10362 family protein, which produces MWLLIVHLFALFLFAFLYSFRFRKLVPNPNLNILLQIQAASKDWKSTPYLVLLIGFALFLLLPLTLGFSFYLRTDANVVVVIVWIIWAYNWSKYTFWRE; this is translated from the coding sequence ATGTGGTTACTCATCGTACATTTGTTTGCACTTTTCCTTTTTGCCTTCCTCTACTCTTTCCGATTTCGAAAATTAGTGCCAAACCCTAACCTAAATATCCTTTTGCAAATCCAAGCGGCCTCTAAAGACTGGAAATCCACTCCGTATTTGGTCCTCCTTATCGGTTTTGCCCTCTTCCTCCTCCTCCCTCTGACCTTGGGATTTTCCTTTTACCTCCGGACGGATGCAAACGTCGTGGTTGTCATCGTTTGGATCATTTGGGCCTACAATTGGAGTAAATACACGTTCTGGAGAGAATAA
- a CDS encoding electron transfer flavoprotein subunit beta/FixA family protein, which produces MKIVVLVKQVPDTETNIKVGDKSINEAGVKWIISPYDEFAIEEGIRIREKSGGEVIAVSLGPDRAVEALRTAYAMGVDRAVHVKVDDYVTFDSTYTSELLANLIKAENADVVIGGRQSIDTDSSQVVVQIAERLNVPHVAMALKLEFDGNKVTATREIEGGTEVVETSAPLAVTAQKGLNEPRYPSLKGIMSAKKKPVDVKKPEELGATGSKLEVVSLEPPPPRIAGRKLEAADAQGFASQLVKALREEAKVI; this is translated from the coding sequence ATGAAAATTGTTGTTCTAGTAAAGCAGGTTCCGGACACGGAAACCAATATCAAGGTCGGTGACAAATCGATCAACGAAGCTGGCGTAAAATGGATCATCTCTCCTTATGATGAATTTGCAATCGAAGAGGGAATCAGAATTCGTGAAAAAAGCGGTGGAGAAGTCATCGCAGTGTCCCTCGGTCCAGACCGTGCAGTCGAAGCTCTTCGCACTGCTTACGCAATGGGTGTGGACAGAGCCGTTCATGTAAAAGTGGATGACTATGTAACTTTTGATTCTACATACACTTCCGAACTTCTAGCAAATCTCATCAAAGCAGAAAACGCAGATGTAGTCATCGGTGGTCGTCAATCAATCGACACTGACAGCTCACAAGTTGTTGTTCAAATTGCAGAGAGATTGAATGTTCCTCACGTAGCTATGGCCCTCAAACTTGAGTTTGACGGAAACAAAGTAACTGCAACAAGAGAAATCGAAGGTGGAACTGAAGTTGTAGAAACTTCTGCTCCTCTAGCAGTAACTGCTCAAAAAGGTTTGAATGAACCAAGATACCCAAGTTTAAAAGGTATCATGTCTGCGAAGAAAAAACCGGTAGATGTTAAAAAACCGGAAGAACTCGGAGCAACAGGATCTAAACTCGAAGTAGTATCTCTTGAACCACCTCCTCCACGTATCGCTGGTCGAAAACTGGAAGCGGCAGATGCACAAGGTTTTGCATCTCAACTTGTAAAAGCTCTTCGCGAAGAAGCGAAGGTCATCTAA
- the thrB gene encoding homoserine kinase codes for MIRLPKIFIQVPGTSANLGPGFDLMGLALDLRNEFEFSFSKEITESKTELKNGKPLPFSEKEDLVYQSYLSYFEKFLPSRTAPPYHCKMSLSLPLKGGLGSSASAIVAGLSLAREVHKRLEPTTVPTEPTFTQYLAEFEGHPDNTLPAYLGGFVFAYSTFGEKLRYFRKKFPSSVAIFVLTPEFHVSTEESRKALPKTYATADVIFNLSRIGAWMHFLDKRKFGDLLVGLEDKMHTPYRIPKSSPLYPLADRFKQAGIGYCLSGSGPSLLVFLERKSVKTKQTELEKMVSQVMGAANIAYTFKRVKPDGLGVRIQTK; via the coding sequence ATGATTCGCCTTCCTAAGATTTTTATCCAAGTGCCAGGAACTTCCGCCAACTTGGGGCCTGGTTTTGACCTTATGGGTCTTGCTCTCGATCTTCGTAATGAATTTGAATTTAGTTTTTCAAAAGAAATTACTGAATCAAAAACAGAATTAAAAAACGGCAAACCCTTGCCGTTTTCTGAAAAAGAAGATCTGGTTTATCAGTCTTATCTTTCCTATTTCGAAAAGTTTTTACCTAGCAGAACTGCACCTCCTTACCATTGCAAAATGAGTTTATCCTTACCCTTAAAAGGGGGACTTGGTTCTAGTGCATCTGCCATTGTTGCGGGCCTCTCTTTGGCAAGGGAAGTTCACAAAAGATTGGAACCAACCACAGTACCAACAGAGCCAACATTTACTCAGTATTTAGCGGAATTTGAAGGCCATCCTGATAATACTTTGCCGGCTTATCTAGGTGGATTTGTTTTCGCCTATTCTACGTTTGGTGAAAAGCTGAGATATTTCCGTAAAAAATTTCCTTCTTCTGTTGCTATTTTTGTTCTAACACCAGAGTTTCATGTTTCAACTGAGGAATCAAGGAAAGCACTTCCGAAAACCTACGCAACAGCCGATGTCATTTTTAATTTATCTCGCATTGGTGCTTGGATGCATTTTTTAGACAAACGTAAGTTTGGTGATTTACTCGTTGGTTTAGAAGATAAAATGCACACTCCCTACAGAATTCCGAAGTCTTCGCCTTTGTATCCGTTAGCGGATCGTTTTAAACAAGCAGGGATTGGGTATTGTTTGTCTGGTTCTGGTCCAAGTTTACTTGTATTTTTGGAAAGGAAGTCAGTGAAAACCAAACAAACGGAATTGGAAAAGATGGTATCTCAAGTGATGGGCGCAGCAAACATTGCATATACATTCAAACGTGTCAAACCCGATGGACTCGGAGTTCGCATCCAAACAAAATAG
- the trpS gene encoding tryptophan--tRNA ligase gives MRVLTGLQPSGKLHLGNYFSAIKKILDYQSTEDLFLFIANLHALTTFRSKEELRDFTLECAIDLLALGVNPNKSVFWVQSDVPEVTELTWYLSQSITVSQLQLAHSFKDKVAKGFVPGAGLFTYPVLMASDILLFSAEKVPVGKDQKQHLEFARDIAEKFNAQFGQTLTIPEPDIDENTATVPGVDGAKMSKSYKNTIDFFGTEKEIKKKVMSIVSDSKAVEEPKDPETSVIFQIHSLFLTPAEKSAQMEKYKQGGSGYGDLKKDLLDSILSHFAPYRNKREELTQNLDYVHQVLKEGKEKAKSVAQSKLEEVRKTLGIYPF, from the coding sequence ATGAGAGTCCTTACTGGCTTGCAACCCTCTGGAAAACTTCACTTAGGTAATTATTTTTCTGCGATCAAAAAAATCTTGGATTATCAATCCACAGAAGACTTATTTCTTTTTATTGCCAACCTACATGCTCTCACAACATTCCGATCTAAAGAAGAATTGAGAGATTTTACTTTGGAATGTGCGATCGACTTACTCGCACTAGGTGTAAATCCAAATAAATCTGTGTTTTGGGTACAAAGCGATGTTCCTGAAGTCACAGAACTCACATGGTATTTATCACAATCCATTACGGTATCCCAATTACAATTGGCTCATTCTTTTAAAGACAAAGTAGCCAAAGGATTTGTTCCAGGCGCTGGACTTTTTACTTATCCGGTACTTATGGCCAGTGACATTTTACTTTTTTCTGCTGAAAAAGTTCCTGTAGGGAAGGACCAAAAACAACATCTCGAATTTGCTCGAGACATTGCCGAAAAATTCAATGCGCAATTTGGGCAAACCTTGACAATCCCTGAACCAGATATCGATGAAAACACGGCCACTGTCCCAGGAGTGGATGGTGCAAAGATGTCCAAGTCTTACAAAAACACAATCGACTTCTTTGGAACGGAAAAAGAGATTAAAAAGAAAGTGATGTCAATAGTCAGTGATTCCAAAGCAGTGGAAGAACCCAAAGACCCAGAAACATCTGTTATCTTCCAAATCCACTCACTCTTCCTAACACCCGCAGAAAAATCAGCACAAATGGAAAAATACAAACAAGGTGGGTCCGGATATGGAGATCTAAAAAAAGATCTTTTGGATTCCATCCTCAGTCATTTTGCACCTTACCGAAACAAACGCGAAGAACTCACACAAAACTTAGATTATGTGCACCAAGTTCTAAAAGAAGGAAAAGAAAAAGCAAAATCCGTGGCACAATCAAAACTAGAAGAAGTAAGAAAAACCTTAGGGATCTATCCTTTTTAA
- a CDS encoding adenylate/guanylate cyclase domain-containing protein: protein MFHSIVQAIRSVYCIRDQFPRYMSELLFQEEQMGALFAVRFRYVIGLALAASAVANLSNTDSLSGFLINFVALGFYFLNTFLHAQILKKSKGHWKTKYDYISLFIDNLLVTITIISWYLLKGEGNPNFLVKSPLVVFYLLPLSLSLFQYRFSLANFSFVCFLISYYGFIIFALMDSQAISGLDWYRYVLGDQIIMADALVTKPAIYLTLVFAVSYAIFRSLRMLLKFAAAESQKTTLSRYFSPDLVSEIVSEPEVIGKGKRQKVTVLFSDIRGFTQFSEPMDPEELSIFLTEFRRRMVRAIFKYKGSLDKFIGDAVMATFGTPSPSETEGEDTKNAVLAANSMLDELMQWNKERIAEGLSEIKIGIGIHTGEVFCGSIGSEERMEYTVIGDTVNTASRIESACKDLSVSFLISEAVWLEIGSPTGWDKKEFVALSGREQKIHLYSPNVA from the coding sequence ATGTTCCACTCTATTGTTCAGGCCATTCGATCTGTGTATTGTATCCGAGACCAGTTCCCTCGGTATATGTCGGAGCTTTTATTCCAAGAAGAACAAATGGGGGCATTATTTGCCGTCCGATTTCGGTATGTGATTGGTTTGGCCTTAGCTGCCAGTGCGGTAGCCAATTTGAGTAATACAGATTCTTTGTCGGGTTTTTTAATCAATTTTGTTGCCCTAGGGTTTTACTTTCTCAATACATTCCTTCATGCTCAAATTTTAAAAAAAAGTAAGGGCCATTGGAAAACAAAATATGATTATATTAGTTTATTCATAGATAACCTTCTTGTCACCATCACTATTATCAGTTGGTATCTTTTGAAGGGGGAAGGAAATCCCAACTTTCTTGTCAAATCTCCCTTGGTTGTGTTCTATCTTCTTCCATTGTCTCTTAGTTTGTTCCAATACAGATTTTCTCTTGCGAACTTTTCTTTTGTTTGTTTTTTAATTAGTTATTACGGATTCATTATTTTTGCATTAATGGATTCGCAGGCAATCAGTGGTTTGGATTGGTATCGTTATGTTTTAGGAGACCAAATCATTATGGCAGATGCACTGGTTACCAAACCAGCCATTTATCTTACGTTAGTTTTTGCTGTCTCTTATGCAATTTTTCGAAGTCTTCGAATGTTATTGAAATTTGCGGCAGCGGAATCTCAAAAGACTACTTTATCTCGTTATTTTTCCCCTGATTTAGTTTCTGAAATTGTTTCTGAACCAGAAGTCATCGGCAAGGGTAAAAGACAGAAGGTAACAGTTCTATTTAGCGACATCCGAGGGTTCACTCAGTTTTCGGAACCGATGGATCCAGAAGAACTCTCCATTTTTTTAACAGAGTTTCGTCGGCGTATGGTACGAGCGATTTTTAAATATAAAGGAAGTTTGGATAAATTCATCGGGGATGCGGTGATGGCAACTTTTGGAACTCCTTCACCTTCTGAAACAGAAGGGGAAGATACAAAAAATGCCGTTCTTGCCGCAAATTCCATGTTAGATGAACTTATGCAGTGGAACAAAGAACGAATCGCAGAAGGTTTAAGTGAGATTAAAATCGGAATTGGGATTCACACGGGGGAAGTGTTTTGTGGGAGCATTGGTTCGGAAGAAAGGATGGAATACACTGTCATTGGCGATACAGTCAACACTGCTTCACGGATTGAGTCGGCCTGTAAAGATCTGAGTGTATCTTTTTTAATTTCGGAAGCAGTTTGGTTAGAAATAGGTTCTCCCACCGGTTGGGATAAAAAGGAATTTGTAGCTCTATCCGGGAGAGAGCAAAAAATCCATCTTTATTCGCCAAACGTGGCTTAA
- a CDS encoding HD-GYP domain-containing protein, whose translation MSTNDTNIVPREKLAKFELTEESLNSFRKNKNIPLDLYNKDGQILIHKKRNPSEADFGKLLKFEMQGVYFLISELRKTKPNGAESAFLEPGRTTKLFDQEKTSRFAKQSQALIEDLRKTSFSSDQAVFVQNSVNELLTDFTSNPDYELGIFNILEILGVAGVSVESELMTKRTVVAMGMKVRTKKIVNEGKEESNKKDHLSLMMASYLADVGYSRLDIKNNPKLTKEEYAVVQQHPIISYLMTLPAPEIDSHVRTLILNHHRPYRGNGVNNNFPDPRSLFTKLMSVRDKYNKEVGKERITQDIELQLHLQENNVTSSSFEEDIAILSLASEYASLTSNQPWRPAFKSSTALKMILNDSFFSYSNKNIRHLLDYVGSSLTNNENIVNFGDFVITASVDSERRAHFDICIVLDVGRYQTRPKLQRICSINPVFQKGNKFKIADFDLHSIKIDRRKAIMDLALQAGTTRVIYIIDPELNPALHEAVYKINMAS comes from the coding sequence ATGAGCACTAACGATACAAACATAGTACCAAGAGAAAAGCTCGCCAAATTTGAGTTAACTGAAGAGTCTTTAAATAGTTTTCGCAAAAACAAAAACATTCCTCTCGATCTCTACAATAAAGATGGGCAAATCCTCATTCATAAAAAAAGGAACCCTTCAGAAGCCGATTTCGGTAAACTTCTTAAGTTTGAGATGCAAGGTGTTTACTTCCTGATCTCGGAGCTTCGAAAAACCAAACCCAATGGTGCTGAAAGTGCCTTTTTAGAACCAGGTCGGACCACTAAACTATTTGATCAGGAAAAAACATCTCGTTTCGCCAAACAATCCCAGGCTCTCATTGAAGATTTACGCAAAACATCCTTCTCTTCTGACCAAGCCGTCTTTGTCCAAAACTCAGTAAACGAACTTCTCACTGACTTCACAAGTAATCCTGACTACGAACTTGGTATCTTTAATATTTTAGAAATCCTTGGTGTTGCTGGCGTTTCCGTAGAATCGGAACTGATGACCAAACGCACAGTAGTTGCCATGGGAATGAAGGTTCGCACAAAAAAAATTGTGAATGAAGGGAAAGAAGAATCGAATAAAAAAGATCATCTAAGTCTTATGATGGCAAGTTATTTGGCAGACGTGGGGTATTCCCGGCTTGATATCAAAAACAATCCCAAACTCACAAAAGAAGAATATGCAGTAGTCCAACAACACCCTATCATCAGTTATTTGATGACCCTACCTGCCCCAGAAATTGATTCTCACGTACGCACACTGATTTTAAACCACCACAGACCTTATCGTGGCAATGGAGTGAACAATAACTTTCCAGATCCAAGATCACTTTTTACGAAACTTATGTCTGTCCGTGACAAGTATAATAAAGAAGTAGGTAAAGAAAGAATCACCCAAGATATCGAACTCCAACTCCACTTACAAGAAAACAATGTCACATCTTCTAGTTTTGAAGAAGATATCGCTATACTCTCACTTGCCAGTGAATACGCATCGCTTACGTCCAACCAACCCTGGAGACCTGCATTCAAATCATCCACCGCATTAAAAATGATTTTGAATGATTCATTTTTCTCTTATAGCAATAAAAATATCAGACATCTCCTCGACTATGTGGGAAGTTCTCTTACTAATAACGAAAACATTGTCAACTTTGGTGATTTTGTGATTACCGCTTCTGTGGATTCTGAAAGACGAGCCCATTTTGATATCTGTATTGTTCTCGATGTCGGCCGTTACCAAACACGCCCCAAACTCCAAAGAATTTGTAGCATCAACCCAGTGTTCCAAAAAGGAAACAAATTCAAAATTGCAGACTTTGATTTACACAGCATCAAAATTGATCGCAGAAAAGCCATTATGGATTTGGCTTTGCAAGCGGGTACCACCCGCGTCATTTATATCATAGACCCAGAATTAAACCCGGCCCTTCACGAAGCGGTTTACAAAATCAATATGGCCTCTTAA
- a CDS encoding ComEC/Rec2 family competence protein produces the protein MKQEIYLLPRADFSWFCLGICGTAFLLKLGMKVPGFHSTLIFFFLILLILYTILPKTFPRNLDKRVYLSLLASILFLIFANVHSGPRQKIIHPLFRSYLETQLKESPLTKFESRIVMGFVTGSTKEIPGSFKDIAKESGILHLFAASGLHLGIFIGSLQFLGNLCFRKRKWISLILSLGVGFLYLAALDFPVSFLRAYLFVFLSLVASLFYRKIGPADLLAISSACIAFFLFHDFLSIGFLLSFGAVFGIFFLKPSFDQILLPKSKSIFKENLHLTLACSLSTFPILVYYFRSFSFGGIWINFLLVPMAGILLPTLYLSFFLQSILPEFFVDQLSSWIWVPASFELSIFLKLFHTLATFGRGYKTWATIPMALCFISTLLTIGFALYPKLRFLKFPLVKTPLYLLPTIFLIVSYFFPTIHIPALQTKLRKGNLSIRHGDHLYIFGTCYSKGLTEPTAGLPPPKFISFESESCLRGILASMNKYQITDVFWHGTKKSLEWISKFQLPIKPKETEILGAGMNPLFSIIRFDGNPKEVGRFLKQTKLADKSRTDPKWKGVLLLDFPPWKKKEAKEWIQYQKLLGISTAWKMILVEETFEIPIRDHLQYTNLL, from the coding sequence ATGAAACAGGAGATCTATCTTCTTCCTAGAGCCGATTTTAGTTGGTTTTGTTTGGGAATTTGTGGGACAGCCTTTCTTTTAAAACTAGGAATGAAAGTTCCCGGGTTTCATTCGACACTCATTTTTTTCTTCCTCATACTTCTCATTCTATACACCATCCTACCTAAAACCTTTCCTCGTAACCTTGACAAGAGGGTTTACCTTTCTCTCTTAGCATCGATTTTATTTTTAATATTTGCCAACGTGCATTCAGGCCCACGCCAGAAAATCATCCATCCTCTCTTTCGCTCTTACTTAGAAACCCAACTAAAAGAATCTCCTCTTACCAAGTTTGAATCAAGGATTGTGATGGGTTTTGTGACGGGCTCCACAAAGGAAATTCCAGGAAGTTTCAAAGATATTGCAAAAGAATCAGGGATCCTTCATCTGTTTGCTGCCTCTGGGCTTCATTTAGGAATTTTTATCGGTTCCTTACAATTTTTAGGAAACCTTTGTTTCCGAAAAAGAAAATGGATCTCCCTCATCCTTTCGTTAGGTGTTGGTTTTCTCTATTTGGCGGCATTGGACTTTCCTGTTTCTTTTTTACGAGCTTACCTCTTTGTATTTTTATCCCTTGTGGCATCGTTGTTTTATAGAAAGATTGGGCCGGCCGATTTACTTGCGATCTCTAGCGCATGTATTGCATTTTTTCTTTTTCATGATTTTTTGAGCATTGGATTTCTATTATCCTTTGGTGCTGTGTTTGGAATTTTTTTCCTAAAACCAAGTTTTGACCAAATCCTTCTGCCAAAATCCAAATCCATTTTCAAAGAGAATCTCCACTTAACACTTGCTTGTTCTCTTAGCACTTTTCCTATTTTAGTTTATTACTTCCGATCTTTTTCTTTTGGAGGGATCTGGATCAATTTTCTTTTGGTTCCTATGGCGGGGATTCTTCTTCCCACACTTTATCTTAGTTTCTTTCTCCAGTCCATCCTTCCAGAGTTTTTTGTGGACCAACTTTCGTCTTGGATTTGGGTTCCTGCCTCTTTCGAATTGTCTATCTTCTTAAAACTATTTCATACATTGGCAACTTTTGGTAGAGGGTATAAAACTTGGGCTACTATTCCCATGGCTCTTTGTTTTATTTCGACCCTCCTTACCATTGGGTTCGCACTTTATCCCAAACTTCGTTTCTTAAAATTTCCCTTAGTCAAAACCCCTCTCTACCTTTTACCCACTATCTTTTTGATTGTTTCTTATTTTTTCCCGACGATCCACATCCCCGCACTTCAAACAAAACTCAGAAAAGGAAATCTTTCCATTCGGCACGGAGACCATTTGTATATTTTTGGAACTTGTTATTCCAAAGGATTAACAGAACCCACAGCAGGCCTCCCTCCCCCAAAATTCATTTCCTTTGAATCAGAATCCTGTCTCCGAGGAATTTTAGCCTCAATGAACAAATACCAAATAACAGATGTTTTCTGGCATGGGACAAAGAAGTCCCTAGAGTGGATTTCCAAGTTCCAACTTCCCATAAAACCAAAGGAAACAGAAATCCTTGGGGCAGGGATGAATCCATTATTTTCCATTATCCGGTTTGATGGAAATCCGAAGGAGGTGGGACGGTTTTTAAAACAAACAAAACTGGCAGACAAGTCCAGGACCGACCCCAAATGGAAGGGAGTCCTTCTTTTGGACTTTCCACCTTGGAAAAAAAAGGAAGCGAAAGAATGGATCCAATACCAAAAACTACTTGGGATTTCTACTGCCTGGAAAATGATACTCGTTGAGGAAACTTTTGAAATCCCCATACGCGACCATCTCCAATATACAAACCTTCTTTGA
- a CDS encoding acyl-CoA dehydrogenase family protein codes for MSTLSTKKSSLDLFNPTEDHLALRESVASFAEREMDEQAKENDEKETFNTMLFKRLGSELGIFGITVPEADGGHGLDPLAAVIIHEEMSRFDPGFTLSYLAHEVLFVNNFFYSSNPSQRVRYLSKVITGEWIGGMGMTEPGAGTDVLGMTTHAVKKGDRYVINGVKQYITNGSIGQVFVLYTKLEKNGKKMTSFVIESSYKGFSVGKKEEKMGMRSSPTTQLVFEDMEVPEENLLGIENGAVTHMMRNLEIERVTLAAQSLGIARRCIDIMCDYTIRHREAFGKKLMEFGQIQRMVAESYADYQAARALVYHVASELGPDVRNSLGAASAKLVATQMAERVSRNAIQVLGGYGYCREYPVERLHRDAILLSIGGGTNEAMQKNIASDLKKLWSE; via the coding sequence ATGAGTACGCTTTCGACAAAAAAATCATCACTAGATCTATTCAATCCTACAGAAGACCATCTGGCACTTAGAGAGTCTGTGGCATCTTTTGCGGAAAGGGAGATGGACGAACAAGCAAAGGAAAATGACGAAAAAGAAACATTCAATACCATGCTTTTCAAACGGTTGGGTTCCGAACTTGGAATTTTTGGGATTACAGTACCGGAAGCCGATGGTGGGCATGGACTTGATCCACTTGCCGCAGTCATTATCCATGAAGAGATGTCTCGGTTTGATCCAGGTTTTACTCTTTCTTATTTGGCCCACGAAGTCCTTTTTGTGAATAATTTTTTCTATAGCTCCAACCCTTCACAGAGAGTCCGTTATTTGAGTAAGGTCATTACTGGCGAATGGATTGGTGGAATGGGGATGACTGAACCTGGTGCCGGAACGGATGTTCTTGGAATGACAACTCATGCTGTCAAAAAGGGAGATCGTTATGTCATCAACGGTGTAAAACAATATATCACGAACGGATCCATCGGACAAGTTTTTGTTCTCTATACTAAGCTGGAAAAAAATGGGAAAAAAATGACCTCTTTTGTGATCGAGTCGTCTTACAAGGGTTTTTCGGTCGGGAAAAAAGAAGAGAAGATGGGGATGCGTTCTTCACCTACCACCCAACTAGTTTTTGAAGATATGGAAGTTCCAGAAGAAAATTTACTCGGTATCGAGAATGGTGCGGTCACTCACATGATGCGGAATTTAGAAATAGAACGTGTGACTCTTGCAGCCCAGTCTTTAGGCATTGCTCGTCGTTGTATCGATATCATGTGTGATTATACTATCCGTCACAGGGAAGCCTTTGGTAAAAAACTGATGGAGTTTGGTCAAATCCAAAGGATGGTTGCCGAGTCTTATGCTGATTACCAAGCTGCCAGAGCTCTTGTTTATCATGTGGCCAGTGAACTTGGACCTGATGTAAGAAACTCTCTGGGTGCAGCTTCCGCAAAACTGGTTGCGACCCAAATGGCGGAGCGAGTCTCAAGAAATGCCATCCAAGTTTTAGGTGGGTATGGGTATTGCCGAGAATATCCTGTGGAACGGTTGCATAGAGATGCCATCTTACTCAGTATTGGTGGCGGAACGAACGAAGCCATGCAAAAGAACATTGCTAGTGATTTGAAAAAACTTTGGTCCGAATAA